A portion of the Rhodococcus pseudokoreensis genome contains these proteins:
- a CDS encoding zinc-binding alcohol dehydrogenase family protein, translated as MTAWRVVAPGPVAGHPLERGRERIPEPGPGDLLVKVLACGVCRTDLHVTEGDLPVHRPRVTPGHEVVGEVAALGDSVTGSFAVGDRVGIAWLRHTCGQCAACLRGAENLCRQSQYTGWDADGGYAEFATVPAGYALHLPEGYTDTELAPLLCAGIIGYRALERAAVPVGGALGIYGFGGSAHLTAQVASTRGARVHVMTRGAEARALAERLGAASVQGVRDTPPEPLDSAILFAPVGDLVPVAMEALADGGTLAVAGIHLTDIPALEYQRHLFRERQIRSVTANTRSDSVEFLRIAAEHRLSIDTHPYPLDHADRALKDLAGGKFSGAAVLEP; from the coding sequence ATGACCGCGTGGCGCGTGGTCGCTCCGGGCCCCGTCGCGGGCCACCCGCTGGAACGGGGCCGCGAGCGAATCCCCGAGCCGGGACCGGGCGATCTTCTCGTGAAGGTCCTCGCGTGCGGAGTGTGCCGCACCGACCTGCACGTGACGGAGGGGGATCTTCCCGTGCACCGGCCCCGGGTGACTCCCGGCCACGAGGTGGTGGGGGAGGTTGCCGCACTGGGTGATTCGGTGACCGGGTCCTTCGCCGTCGGGGACCGGGTGGGCATCGCGTGGCTGCGGCACACGTGCGGACAGTGCGCGGCCTGCCTGCGCGGCGCGGAGAATCTGTGCAGGCAGTCGCAGTACACGGGATGGGACGCGGACGGCGGGTACGCCGAGTTCGCGACGGTCCCGGCCGGCTACGCGCTGCACCTGCCGGAGGGGTACACGGACACCGAACTCGCCCCGCTGCTGTGCGCCGGGATCATCGGTTACCGGGCACTCGAACGCGCCGCGGTCCCCGTCGGCGGCGCGCTGGGCATCTACGGGTTCGGCGGCAGCGCGCACCTCACCGCCCAGGTCGCGTCGACGCGCGGCGCCCGGGTGCACGTCATGACACGAGGGGCGGAGGCCCGGGCGCTGGCGGAGCGACTCGGGGCGGCATCCGTGCAGGGCGTACGCGACACACCGCCGGAGCCCCTCGACTCCGCGATCCTGTTCGCCCCGGTCGGCGACCTGGTGCCCGTCGCGATGGAGGCGCTCGCCGACGGCGGCACCCTCGCCGTCGCCGGAATCCACCTCACCGACATCCCTGCGCTGGAATATCAGCGGCACCTGTTCCGGGAACGACAGATCCGCAGCGTCACCGCCAACACCCGTTCGGATTCCGTCGAATTCCTGCGCATCGCAGCGGAACACCGGCTGAGCATCGACACCCACCCGTACCCACTCGACCACGCCGACCGGGCACTGAAGGACCTGGCAGGCGGAAAGTTCAGCGGTGCAGCAGTTCTCGAGCCGTAG
- a CDS encoding prolyl oligopeptidase family serine peptidase has protein sequence MRHTFPAATRHDTACKNGAMTDPFLWLEDVTAERSLDWVRERNARTLAEYTENAGFSALESRILDVLDTDDRIPYAGMRGEYLYNFWRDGEHKRGIWRRTTLEQYRTENPEWDILLDVDALAEQEGENWVWAGASVLRPEQSRALLSFSRGGADASVVREFDLETREFVGGDHAFDVPEAKTSISWIDEDTVYVGTDFGEGSMTDSGYPRIAKRWHRGTPFTEAVTVFEGETTDVSVGASYDDTPGYERHFVGRSMDFYNSERYELLPDGSKVRIDTPDDAGSSVYREWLTIRPRTDWEVDGTVYPAGSLLAANYADFLAGSRELTPLFTPDEHTSLEQGTWTRNHLLLVRLSDVQTKLSVLTPNDTGWEEKPLDGVPELTASGIISTDPRTGDDFFVNSSGFTTPATLLYGSVGGALEPVKQAPSFFDADGMSVSQHFAVSDDGTEIPYFVVRRDDVTGPCPTMLYGYGGFENSMVPGYSGSVGFAWLERGGAYVVANIRGGGEYGPSWHTQAVREGRHKAFEDFAAVARDLVARGITTSKQLGIQGGSNGGLLMGVMLTRYPELFGAIVCQVPLLDMKRYHLLLAGASWMAEYGDPDNPDDWKFIGEYSPYQNTDPAADYPPILVTTSTRDDRVHPGHARKMTALLEEQGHEVWYYENIEGGHGGAADNAQAAFKSALTFSFLWEQLTR, from the coding sequence ATGCGTCACACCTTTCCCGCCGCGACCAGGCACGACACCGCCTGCAAGAATGGCGCCATGACGGATCCCTTCCTCTGGCTCGAAGATGTCACCGCGGAACGGTCACTCGACTGGGTGCGGGAGCGCAACGCCCGCACGCTCGCCGAGTACACCGAGAACGCCGGGTTCTCCGCGCTGGAGAGCCGGATCCTGGACGTGCTCGACACGGACGACCGGATCCCCTACGCGGGCATGCGCGGCGAGTACCTGTACAACTTCTGGCGCGACGGCGAACACAAGCGCGGCATCTGGCGGCGCACCACCCTGGAGCAGTACCGCACCGAGAACCCCGAGTGGGACATCCTGCTCGACGTCGACGCACTCGCCGAACAGGAGGGCGAGAACTGGGTGTGGGCAGGAGCCAGCGTGCTGCGACCCGAGCAGTCACGGGCCCTGCTGTCGTTCTCCCGCGGCGGCGCCGACGCGTCCGTGGTGCGCGAATTCGACCTCGAAACGCGCGAATTCGTCGGCGGCGACCACGCCTTCGACGTCCCCGAGGCCAAGACCAGCATCAGCTGGATCGACGAGGACACCGTGTACGTCGGGACCGACTTCGGCGAAGGCTCGATGACCGACTCCGGCTACCCGAGAATCGCCAAGCGCTGGCATCGCGGCACCCCGTTCACCGAGGCGGTCACCGTCTTCGAGGGCGAGACCACCGACGTGTCCGTCGGCGCGTCGTACGACGACACCCCCGGATACGAGCGGCACTTCGTCGGCCGGTCGATGGACTTCTACAACTCCGAACGCTACGAACTGCTCCCCGACGGGTCGAAGGTCCGGATCGACACCCCGGACGACGCGGGGTCGTCCGTGTACCGCGAGTGGCTGACCATCCGTCCGCGCACCGACTGGGAGGTGGACGGCACCGTCTACCCGGCCGGGTCGCTGCTCGCCGCGAACTACGCCGACTTCCTCGCCGGGTCCCGTGAGCTGACGCCACTGTTCACCCCGGACGAGCACACGTCCCTCGAACAGGGAACGTGGACCAGGAACCACCTCCTCCTCGTGCGACTGTCGGACGTGCAGACCAAGCTGTCGGTGCTCACGCCGAACGACACCGGGTGGGAGGAGAAGCCTCTCGACGGCGTCCCGGAACTCACGGCGAGCGGGATCATCAGCACCGACCCGCGCACCGGCGACGACTTCTTCGTCAACTCCAGCGGCTTCACCACGCCGGCGACGCTGCTGTACGGCTCGGTCGGGGGTGCGCTCGAACCCGTCAAACAGGCGCCCTCGTTCTTCGACGCGGACGGCATGTCGGTGTCGCAGCACTTCGCGGTGTCCGACGACGGAACCGAGATCCCCTACTTCGTGGTGCGCCGCGACGACGTGACCGGACCCTGCCCCACCATGCTGTACGGGTACGGCGGCTTCGAGAACTCGATGGTCCCCGGGTACAGCGGGTCGGTCGGGTTCGCGTGGCTCGAACGCGGCGGCGCGTACGTGGTCGCGAACATCCGCGGCGGCGGCGAGTACGGCCCGTCGTGGCACACCCAGGCGGTGCGGGAGGGCAGACACAAGGCGTTCGAGGACTTCGCCGCCGTCGCCCGCGACCTCGTGGCCCGGGGCATCACGACGTCGAAGCAACTCGGAATCCAGGGCGGCAGCAACGGCGGGCTGCTCATGGGCGTCATGCTCACCCGCTACCCGGAACTGTTCGGCGCGATCGTGTGCCAGGTTCCGCTCCTCGACATGAAGCGATACCACCTGCTGCTCGCCGGGGCGTCGTGGATGGCCGAGTACGGCGATCCGGACAACCCGGACGACTGGAAGTTCATCGGCGAGTACTCGCCGTATCAGAACACCGATCCGGCGGCGGACTACCCGCCGATCCTCGTCACCACCTCCACCCGCGACGACCGCGTCCACCCCGGCCACGCCCGCAAGATGACGGCGCTGCTCGAAGAGCAGGGCCACGAGGTCTGGTACTACGAGAACATCGAGGGCGGGCACGGCGGGGCCGCGGACAATGCGCAGGCAGCGTTCAAATCGGCGCTGACGTTCTCGTTCCTGTGGGAGCAGCTCACCCGTTGA
- a CDS encoding HAD-IIA family hydrolase → MAGVEGVLLDIDGVLVTSWHPIDGAAAAVREVRDRGLACAYLTNTTSRTCDEIADALRSAGIEADSDEIVTAARLTAEYVRSTYPGSRAWVLNSGDITADLSGIELDDENPEVVILGGAGPEFTHGALSRVVELMLDGVPVVAMHRGTTWATHDGLRIDTGTYLPGMEEVAGTNVVSVGKPSLAAFLTATDLMGTGPDVTMMVGDDLTGDVLAAQRVGLTGVLVRTGKFRQSILDLVAQRPDHVVDSVAQLPKLLDELA, encoded by the coding sequence ATGGCTGGGGTCGAGGGTGTCCTGCTCGATATCGACGGTGTGCTGGTTACTTCGTGGCATCCGATCGACGGCGCCGCCGCCGCGGTGCGGGAGGTGCGCGACCGCGGACTCGCGTGCGCGTACCTCACCAACACGACGTCGAGGACGTGCGACGAGATCGCCGACGCCCTCCGGTCGGCGGGCATCGAGGCCGACTCCGACGAGATCGTCACCGCGGCGCGGCTCACCGCCGAGTACGTCCGGTCGACGTATCCCGGGTCGCGGGCCTGGGTCCTCAACAGCGGCGACATCACCGCCGATCTGTCCGGGATCGAACTGGACGACGAGAACCCGGAGGTGGTGATCCTCGGCGGCGCCGGGCCCGAATTCACCCACGGCGCACTCAGCCGTGTGGTCGAGTTGATGCTCGACGGCGTCCCCGTCGTCGCGATGCACCGGGGCACCACGTGGGCCACCCACGACGGGCTGCGCATCGACACGGGCACCTACCTCCCCGGGATGGAGGAGGTCGCGGGAACCAACGTCGTGTCGGTGGGCAAGCCGTCGCTCGCCGCGTTCCTCACCGCCACCGATCTGATGGGTACGGGACCGGACGTGACGATGATGGTCGGCGACGACCTGACGGGTGACGTCCTGGCCGCGCAGCGGGTGGGACTCACCGGGGTCCTGGTGCGGACGGGCAAGTTCCGCCAGTCGATTCTGGACCTCGTCGCGCAGCGGCCGGACCACGTCGTCGACTCGGTCGCGCAGCTGCCGAAGCTCCTCGACGAACTCGCCTGA
- a CDS encoding alpha/beta hydrolase has product MVNRTAAGRYGMRLALAVALTTAIPCLGVQASASADPAEDATVAAGGSHLVSTDPIDDRQSTIHVYSASMDREIPLRVITPADTSAPRPTLYLLNGAGGGEDSATWQARTDVVDFFADKNVNVVTPMEGAFSYYTDWEQTDPELGNNKWTTFLTQELPPIVDSALGTNGVNSIAGISMAGSSVLSLAQAAPDLYQSVGAYSGCAMTSTDPGRAYVQMVVEGRGGGDTSNMWGPENGPGWAANDPYINAEKLRGLDIYVSNGSGLPGAGDQLNAPGINGDVGTLANQILVGGVIEAATNQCTHALADRLNELQIPATFDFRPTGTHSWTYWQEDLHKSWPMLAASIGL; this is encoded by the coding sequence ATGGTCAACCGCACTGCAGCGGGTAGGTACGGGATGCGCTTGGCGCTCGCGGTCGCTCTGACGACGGCCATTCCCTGCCTCGGGGTCCAGGCGTCCGCTTCCGCCGATCCCGCCGAAGACGCCACCGTCGCGGCCGGCGGCTCCCACCTGGTGAGCACCGACCCGATCGACGACCGGCAGTCGACCATTCACGTGTACTCGGCCTCCATGGACCGGGAGATTCCGCTGCGGGTCATCACCCCCGCGGACACGAGCGCCCCGAGGCCGACGCTCTACCTGCTCAACGGTGCGGGCGGCGGCGAGGACTCCGCCACGTGGCAGGCCCGGACCGACGTCGTCGACTTCTTCGCCGACAAGAACGTCAACGTCGTCACGCCCATGGAGGGCGCCTTCAGTTACTACACGGACTGGGAACAGACCGACCCCGAACTGGGCAACAACAAGTGGACGACGTTCCTCACACAGGAACTTCCGCCGATCGTCGACTCCGCGCTCGGCACCAACGGCGTCAACTCGATCGCCGGCATCTCGATGGCCGGTAGCTCCGTGCTGAGCCTGGCGCAGGCGGCGCCCGACCTGTACCAGAGCGTCGGCGCCTACAGCGGGTGCGCGATGACCAGTACCGACCCCGGCCGCGCGTACGTACAGATGGTCGTCGAGGGCCGCGGCGGCGGTGACACCTCCAACATGTGGGGTCCTGAAAACGGTCCCGGCTGGGCCGCCAACGACCCGTACATCAACGCGGAGAAGCTGCGCGGACTCGACATCTACGTCAGCAACGGATCCGGGCTGCCCGGGGCCGGCGATCAGCTGAACGCGCCGGGAATCAACGGCGACGTCGGAACGCTCGCCAACCAGATCCTCGTCGGCGGCGTCATCGAGGCCGCCACCAACCAGTGCACCCACGCGCTGGCGGACAGGCTGAACGAACTGCAGATTCCCGCGACGTTCGACTTCCGGCCCACCGGCACCCACTCCTGGACCTACTGGCAGGAAGACCTGCACAAGTCGTGGCCGATGCTTGCCGCGTCGATCGGCCTCTAG
- a CDS encoding universal stress protein yields the protein MSEQAGSPVVVGIDGSRAALDAARWAAGAAVRLGAPLLLAHTYPDEATFYNGTAMMIDAQFIQELREDGNTMLDAATAAALQDHPGLAVERDVRSGTAASHLIELSRAARIVAVGAQGAGAVTDYLLGSTVLRTVNHAHSPVAVVRGAPAPASPDARPIVVGVDGSQVSEKAVEEAFALASAFGVGLDAVHAWSGEKQHGLAHASKYVDWAAYEEGEKAVVSECLAGARDEYPDVPVTEVATQGASADVLLRHAATAQLLVVGSHGRGKVMGALLGSVSQNLVHHAPCPVLVCRTRQ from the coding sequence ATGAGCGAACAAGCAGGGTCACCCGTCGTCGTCGGTATCGACGGTTCCCGCGCCGCGCTCGACGCGGCGCGCTGGGCCGCGGGCGCGGCGGTCCGGCTCGGTGCCCCGCTCCTGCTCGCCCACACGTACCCGGACGAGGCCACGTTCTACAACGGCACCGCGATGATGATCGACGCCCAGTTCATCCAGGAACTGCGCGAGGACGGCAACACGATGCTCGACGCCGCCACCGCCGCCGCCCTGCAGGATCACCCCGGACTCGCCGTCGAGCGCGACGTCCGATCCGGGACCGCGGCGTCCCACCTGATCGAGCTGTCGCGGGCAGCGCGGATCGTCGCGGTCGGTGCGCAGGGTGCGGGTGCGGTCACCGACTATCTCCTCGGATCCACGGTCCTGCGGACGGTCAACCACGCGCACAGCCCGGTCGCGGTGGTCCGGGGAGCGCCCGCGCCGGCATCACCGGACGCGCGCCCGATCGTCGTCGGCGTGGACGGCAGCCAGGTCAGCGAGAAGGCCGTCGAGGAGGCGTTCGCGCTCGCGTCCGCGTTCGGGGTCGGTCTGGACGCGGTGCACGCGTGGAGCGGGGAGAAGCAGCACGGGCTCGCGCACGCATCGAAGTACGTCGACTGGGCCGCCTACGAAGAAGGGGAGAAGGCCGTCGTGTCCGAATGCCTCGCCGGCGCCCGCGACGAGTATCCCGACGTGCCGGTGACCGAGGTTGCGACGCAGGGGGCGTCCGCCGACGTCCTGCTGCGGCACGCGGCGACCGCGCAACTACTGGTCGTCGGTAGCCACGGCCGGGGCAAGGTGATGGGTGCCCTGCTCGGATCCGTCAGTCAGAATCTCGTGCATCACGCTCCCTGCCCCGTCCTCGTCTGCCGGACTCGGCAGTGA
- a CDS encoding alpha/beta fold hydrolase: METVPIQMPDGTTTPVRLFPGPDDAPVIVVFPGLGIPAGYYEPFAEELVSRGFNAAIGELRGQGDSRPRPGSDSTYGYHELVALDFPAIFEVVRERFPAATPFLLGHSMGGQLGVMYGARIRGRLGGIVLVASGSPYHRGFPGIHAPRMLVGAAAMSMTANLAGFWPGDKLDIGGFGRQSKVLITDWSRFARTGRIEPDGADIDYEERIGRLKLPVLSVTVEGDDLAPESAAKNLLAKLPNADVTLWHQPQPLGHNGWIREPASTVDRIVDWIHDHT; this comes from the coding sequence GTGGAGACAGTACCGATCCAGATGCCCGACGGAACCACCACTCCCGTTCGCCTGTTTCCCGGCCCGGACGACGCCCCCGTGATCGTGGTGTTTCCCGGCCTGGGAATTCCTGCCGGCTACTACGAACCCTTCGCCGAGGAACTCGTGTCCCGGGGTTTCAACGCAGCGATCGGCGAACTCCGCGGCCAGGGCGACAGCCGCCCCCGCCCGGGCAGCGACAGCACGTACGGCTACCACGAACTGGTGGCCCTCGACTTTCCCGCGATCTTCGAGGTGGTGCGGGAACGGTTTCCGGCCGCGACGCCGTTCCTGCTCGGGCACAGCATGGGCGGTCAGCTCGGCGTGATGTACGGGGCACGGATCCGGGGCCGGCTCGGCGGGATCGTGCTCGTCGCATCGGGGTCGCCGTATCACCGCGGGTTCCCCGGCATCCACGCCCCGCGGATGCTCGTCGGCGCCGCGGCGATGTCGATGACCGCCAATCTGGCCGGGTTCTGGCCCGGCGACAAACTGGACATCGGCGGGTTCGGACGGCAGTCGAAGGTGCTGATCACCGACTGGTCGCGATTCGCCCGCACCGGCAGGATCGAACCCGACGGCGCCGATATCGACTACGAGGAACGCATCGGCCGGCTGAAACTGCCCGTGCTGTCCGTGACCGTCGAAGGGGACGATCTGGCTCCGGAATCGGCGGCGAAGAACCTCCTCGCGAAACTCCCGAACGCCGACGTCACCCTGTGGCACCAGCCGCAACCGCTCGGCCACAACGGGTGGATCCGCGAGCCCGCGAGCACCGTCGACCGGATCGTCGACTGGATCCATGACCACACCTGA
- a CDS encoding DUF6764 family protein translates to MLAVSTPVTSTASASRTRISTLFGRRLARVGAAMAVGLGVAAGISVAGTGVAGAAPVNCVSPPSANDVQVSDTASCGAKATEAGTAHAMAADSGTAVSVANGHSGATTYANGYGTSLGASTGSGQAYAVSLGGGIARSGAADGTTTVAIAGWGSGATADANGVDCVGALSLAFNLNTGQVCAMR, encoded by the coding sequence ATGCTCGCTGTCTCCACCCCCGTCACCTCGACCGCCTCGGCATCGCGTACTCGTATCTCGACTCTGTTCGGCCGACGGCTGGCACGTGTGGGAGCGGCGATGGCCGTGGGTCTGGGCGTCGCGGCGGGAATCTCGGTGGCCGGCACAGGCGTCGCCGGTGCGGCCCCCGTCAACTGCGTCTCCCCGCCGTCGGCCAACGACGTCCAGGTGTCGGACACCGCGAGCTGCGGCGCCAAGGCGACCGAGGCGGGCACCGCCCACGCGATGGCCGCGGACAGCGGCACCGCGGTGAGTGTCGCCAACGGGCACAGCGGCGCCACCACGTACGCCAACGGATACGGAACGTCGCTCGGTGCGTCGACGGGCTCGGGTCAGGCGTACGCAGTCTCGCTCGGCGGCGGCATCGCCCGTTCCGGGGCGGCCGACGGCACCACCACCGTCGCGATCGCGGGCTGGGGTTCGGGTGCGACTGCCGACGCGAACGGCGTCGACTGCGTCGGCGCGCTGTCCCTCGCCTTCAACCTGAACACCGGTCAGGTCTGCGCGATGCGCTGA
- a CDS encoding PspC domain-containing protein, giving the protein MTFDSNTPRQFTRSDSQKMLAGVCGGVAEYFSVDVNLVRLLTVVATLVTGGTAALVYLAAWMLMPAGH; this is encoded by the coding sequence ATGACATTCGACAGCAACACTCCCCGCCAGTTCACCCGTTCCGACAGTCAGAAGATGCTCGCAGGCGTCTGCGGCGGCGTCGCCGAGTACTTCTCGGTGGACGTCAACCTCGTCCGGTTGCTCACCGTGGTGGCCACCCTGGTCACCGGTGGCACCGCGGCCCTCGTCTACCTCGCCGCCTGGATGCTGATGCCTGCCGGACACTGA
- a CDS encoding helix-turn-helix domain-containing protein, with protein MDLRGEDLFTVAGSLAELIGAPITIEDENSTVLAYSSGEQAVDQARIETILGRQVPGKYRQLLGDAGVFERLHRDTDVFYVDMRLPNMTPRAVIAVRDAGRSVGSIWAAMTSAPTPEQESILRSAVPVVAEHIAAERERVDVTRRMQVDRVRALINGGEPAFRAADDLRLEGRLTVAAAAPVAIGRPLPSGLLASLGLYLDTLAVDSVAAQLDDVIYVVIAASEKDVRRLAEDFLGRARSGATFVVAVGREVSTASQAHLSRGDADRVLTVLQHARSGGVAGTMRDSLASVLALRVADIFDGLGELTPLAALIRHDEQHGTDLVATARAFLAHGGDVADAAAALHVHPNTLRNRLRRCVDSCDVDLADADTRLILMLHLKLTGLRDL; from the coding sequence ATGGACCTACGCGGTGAAGACCTGTTCACGGTGGCGGGGTCGCTGGCCGAGCTGATCGGGGCCCCGATCACGATCGAGGACGAGAACTCGACGGTCCTGGCCTATTCGAGCGGCGAGCAGGCCGTGGACCAAGCACGCATCGAGACCATCCTGGGACGGCAGGTGCCAGGGAAGTACCGGCAACTCCTCGGGGACGCGGGCGTCTTCGAGCGTCTGCACCGGGACACCGACGTCTTCTACGTGGACATGCGGCTGCCGAACATGACTCCCCGCGCGGTGATCGCGGTGCGGGACGCGGGACGGTCGGTCGGGTCGATCTGGGCGGCGATGACGTCGGCCCCCACCCCGGAACAGGAATCGATTCTGCGGTCCGCGGTCCCGGTCGTCGCCGAGCACATCGCGGCGGAGCGGGAACGGGTGGACGTGACGCGCCGGATGCAGGTCGACCGCGTCCGTGCGCTGATCAACGGCGGCGAGCCCGCTTTCCGTGCCGCCGACGACCTCCGGCTGGAGGGACGGCTGACGGTCGCGGCGGCCGCGCCCGTCGCGATCGGGCGCCCGCTGCCGTCCGGTTTGCTCGCCTCCCTCGGCCTGTACCTCGACACGCTGGCGGTCGATTCGGTGGCCGCCCAACTCGACGACGTCATCTACGTGGTCATCGCCGCGTCGGAGAAGGACGTCCGGCGCCTCGCCGAGGACTTCCTCGGCCGCGCCCGCAGCGGGGCCACGTTCGTGGTCGCCGTCGGACGCGAGGTGAGCACGGCCAGCCAGGCGCACCTGTCGCGCGGGGACGCCGACCGGGTTCTCACGGTGCTGCAGCACGCCCGGTCCGGTGGTGTCGCCGGGACGATGCGGGACAGTCTCGCGTCCGTGCTGGCGTTGCGCGTCGCCGACATCTTCGACGGCCTGGGCGAGCTCACCCCGCTCGCCGCGCTCATTCGGCACGACGAGCAGCACGGCACGGATCTCGTCGCCACGGCCCGCGCCTTCCTGGCGCACGGCGGCGACGTCGCCGATGCCGCCGCCGCGCTGCACGTGCACCCCAACACGCTGAGGAATCGGCTGCGGCGCTGCGTCGATTCGTGCGACGTGGACCTGGCCGACGCCGACACCCGGCTCATCCTGATGCTGCACCTGAAGCTGACGGGACTGCGGGATTTGTGA
- the groL gene encoding chaperonin GroEL (60 kDa chaperone family; promotes refolding of misfolded polypeptides especially under stressful conditions; forms two stacked rings of heptamers to form a barrel-shaped 14mer; ends can be capped by GroES; misfolded proteins enter the barrel where they are refolded when GroES binds), with amino-acid sequence MAKIIAFDEEARRGLERGLNALADAVKVTLGPKGRNVVLEKKWGAPTITNDGVSIAKEIELEDPYEKIGAELVKEVAKKTDDVAGDGTTTATVLAQALVREGLRNVAAGANPLGLKRGIEKAVEAVTVRLLETAKEIDTKEQIAATAGISAGDPSIGELIAEAMDKVGKEGVITVEESNTFGLQLELTEGMRFDKGYISAYFATDPERQEAVLEDAYILLVSSKISTVKDLLPLLEKVIQSGKPLVIIAEDVEGEALSTLVVNKIRGTFKSVAVKAPGFGDRRKAQLADIAILTGGEVISEEVGLSLETAGLELLGQARKVVITKDETTIVEGAGDPEAIAGRVSQIRAEIENSDSDYDREKLQERLAKLAGGVAVIKAGAATEVELKERKHRIEDAVRNAKAAVEEGIVAGGGVALLQSAPALDDLKLEGDEATGANIVRVALEAPLKQIAFNAGLEPGVVAEKVRNLPAGHGLNAANNEYGDLLEAGINDPVKVTRSALQNAASIAALFLTTEAVVADKPEKAGAPVGDPTGGMGGMDF; translated from the coding sequence ATGGCCAAGATCATCGCGTTCGACGAAGAGGCCCGTCGCGGCCTCGAGCGGGGACTCAACGCCCTCGCCGACGCAGTCAAGGTGACGTTGGGCCCCAAGGGTCGCAACGTCGTGCTCGAGAAGAAGTGGGGCGCCCCCACGATCACCAACGATGGCGTGTCCATCGCCAAGGAGATCGAGCTCGAGGACCCCTACGAGAAGATCGGTGCCGAGCTGGTCAAGGAGGTCGCCAAGAAGACTGACGACGTCGCCGGCGACGGAACCACCACCGCTACCGTTCTCGCCCAGGCTCTCGTCCGTGAGGGCCTCCGCAACGTCGCTGCCGGCGCCAACCCGCTGGGTCTGAAGCGCGGCATCGAGAAGGCCGTCGAGGCCGTCACCGTGCGTCTGCTCGAGACCGCCAAGGAGATCGACACCAAGGAGCAGATCGCTGCTACCGCTGGTATCTCCGCAGGCGACCCGTCCATCGGCGAGCTCATCGCCGAGGCCATGGACAAGGTCGGCAAGGAAGGCGTCATCACGGTCGAGGAGTCCAACACCTTCGGCCTGCAGCTCGAGCTCACCGAGGGCATGCGCTTCGACAAGGGCTACATCTCGGCGTACTTCGCCACCGACCCGGAGCGTCAGGAAGCCGTCCTCGAGGACGCGTACATCCTGCTCGTGAGCTCCAAGATCTCCACGGTCAAGGACCTGCTGCCGCTGCTGGAGAAGGTCATCCAGTCCGGCAAGCCGCTGGTCATCATCGCCGAGGACGTCGAGGGCGAAGCCCTGTCCACCCTGGTGGTCAACAAGATCCGTGGCACCTTCAAGTCCGTGGCCGTCAAGGCTCCCGGCTTCGGTGACCGTCGCAAGGCTCAGCTCGCCGACATCGCCATCCTCACCGGTGGCGAGGTCATCAGCGAAGAGGTCGGCCTCTCCCTGGAGACCGCCGGACTCGAGCTGCTCGGCCAGGCACGCAAGGTCGTCATCACCAAGGACGAGACCACCATCGTCGAAGGCGCGGGAGACCCCGAGGCCATCGCCGGTCGCGTGTCCCAGATCCGCGCCGAGATCGAGAACAGCGACTCCGACTACGACCGCGAGAAGCTGCAGGAGCGCCTGGCCAAGCTGGCCGGTGGCGTTGCAGTCATCAAGGCCGGCGCTGCCACCGAGGTGGAGCTCAAGGAGCGCAAGCACCGCATCGAAGATGCCGTGCGTAACGCCAAGGCTGCCGTCGAAGAGGGCATCGTCGCCGGTGGTGGCGTGGCTCTGCTGCAGTCGGCTCCCGCACTGGACGACCTGAAGCTCGAAGGTGACGAGGCCACCGGTGCGAACATCGTTCGCGTCGCCCTCGAAGCACCGCTGAAGCAGATCGCCTTCAACGCGGGCCTCGAGCCCGGCGTCGTTGCCGAGAAGGTTCGCAACCTGCCCGCGGGTCACGGCCTCAACGCCGCGAACAACGAGTACGGCGACCTGCTCGAAGCCGGCATCAACGACCCGGTCAAGGTCACCCGCTCCGCGCTGCAGAACGCAGCGTCCATCGCGGCTCTGTTCCTGACCACCGAGGCCGTCGTCGCCGACAAGCCGGAGAAGGCCGGAGCGCCCGTGGGCGACCCGACCGGCGGCATGGGCGGTATGGACTTCTAA